Within the Phycisphaerae bacterium genome, the region GGCCGCCGGAGGCATCAATTCCTTCCGGGTGTTACGGTTTGATGCCCTTGCAGAATACCATCTGAGGGTGCAGACCGAGGAGGCATATATCAATGGCCGAATCCAACAACAAGTGGCTTCATTTCCTGCTCGTGATGGTCGTCCTCGTACTGGTCGGAATGTACTTCCACGAGCAGATCATCGGGAGCGTCGCCTATGCCGTCGAGAAGGGCGTGCGCGAGGCCGACAAGGAGCACCTGGCTAAGGTCGAGGCGATTTCGCAGGCATTCAGGCTCGTGGCCAAGCAGGTGAAGCCGACGGTGGTGCACATCACCACGACTGCCAAGCCGCCGGAACGTCGAGGCCGCAGACCCCAGATTGACCCCAAGCAGATCCCCGAGCCTTTCAGGGAGTTTTTCGAGGAGTTCCAGGATCCGCGTCTCCTGCCCCAGCGCCCGCGCGAGGGCACCGGCAGCGGCGTGATCATCGACGCGGAGGCCGGATACATCATTACCAACAACCATGTCGTCTCTGATGTTGAAGACGGCCAGGGGCGAATCGACGTCCGGTTGCCCGACGGCCGGAAGGTAAAAGCCGACGTGGTCGGCCGTGATGACAAGACTGACCTCGCCCTCCTGCGCATCAATGCGGACAAACTCCACGCCATCACCATTGGGGACAGCGATGCAATGGAAGTCGGCGACTGGGTTCTGGCGATCGGCTCCCCCTTTGGCCTCGATCAGACCGTCACCCAGGGCATCATCTCCGCCAAGGGCCGCTCGCACCTGCTCGAGATTCCCTACGAAGACCTCATCCAGACTGATGCGGCCATCAATCCCGGCAACAGCGGCGGCCCGCTGGTCAACATGCGCGGCGAGATGATCGGCATCAATACCGCCATCGCAACCAACAGTCTCACCCGCGGATACATGGGAGTCGGCTTCGCCATCCCCAGCAAGACGATCAAAGAAATCCTGCCATCCCTCAAGGAAGGCAAGGAAATCGTTCGAGGCTATCTGGGGGTGCGCATCGTCAGCCTTGACGCCTACGGACCGGGATTCGGCAAGACCTTCGGCTTGGATCATGACGACGGCGTGCTTGTCGAGGACGTCTTTGAAGACACCCCCGCGGCCAAGGCGGGCCTGAAAATGGACGACGTGATCCTCTCATACGACGGCAAGCCCACCAAGGAAGCCACGCAGCTCACCATGATGGTCACCAAAACCTCGCCGGGCACCAAGGTCGACCTGAAGGTCTGGCGCGACGGCAAGGAAATCGCCATCCCGGTCACGATCGAGAAGCAGCCACGGGACTTCTTCACCTGGGGCGGCCGACGCACCGAAGAAGGCGATACCGAAAAAGAAGACCGCAAATCTGGTCCCGCCGAGATCGCCGCAATCGGCATCACCGTCGAGGCACTCAACGAGGAGCTTGCCAAGCAATACGGTTGGGACGAGGAATACGACAAGGTCAAGAATCTGTTGGTCATCACCGAGGTTGACCCCATCGGGGAAGCCCATGCTCAGGGAATGCGCCCCGGCAGCCTCATCATCAGCGTTCAAGGCAAAGAGGTGAGAACGGTCGCAGCTCTGAAGCAAGCCCTCAGCCAGGAAGCCTTGGCAAGAGGCGTCCGGCTGCGGGTCAGGACGATTGCCGGCTACCGTACGTTCTTCCTCCAAGTCGAGAAATAACCGCTTCCGGCCGCCCCTGACCAGGAGGCGACTGCGCGGGAATTCGGCCTTGCCGATGATGGCCCAAAACCGCTCATTGCACTGCGTCCCCGCAACACTTGCGCCTATGTAGTGTCCGGCCGCGTTGACGCCGCCTCACTCACCTTTATAATGCCCGCCCATGGGGACATCGTGCCCGCAGAGATGGCCGAAGATAGCAGCAAGCGAACCCACGCTGCGGCTTGCTTGACCATGGAAAGGCCCGACACATTGGCAAGAACCGCCTCACTGGTTGGGACTGTGCTGTTGATCTGGCTGGTGACGGCGTTTCCGCTGCATGGCCAGCCACGCCCGCTTCTCCCGATTGACGATGCCCAGGCGGAAAGCACGCTCCTGCCGGCCGGGATTATCCTTGCCAAACCCGAAATCTTCGCCGGCTACGTGTATCTGCGCCCCGAGCCCGACGGCACCCAGGTCTTGCAGTTCCACGGTGATTTCTCGCTGCACGTCGGTGCCAGGGAACTTAAGAGTCAGGAAGCCGTTGTCTGGATGCAGCGATGTCAGTGGGAGGGACAGAGCTTCTACCACTACGAGGTCTTCCTCTCTCGCCACGCACAGGTGCGAGACTCCGCGGACACGATCACCTCGGGGCCCACTCTTTTCGTGACGTTCAATGCCAGCAAGCCCGTCGAGATCTATAACGACGTCCACACGACAGAGTCGCCGGAAGACACCAAGTTGTTTCAAGATGCGTCGAGAATCCGTCGTGCCATGCGTACTTCCGAGGGTGCTGTGACTCAACCTGCCGAGATGGAAGTCATCTCCGCCCCGACTCCCCAGCAGGCAGCTGCCCTCAAACCCCGGCCGACGGTGTACTTCGACGGCGATAACCTCGAGGTTGACCAGCGAGCCGGCATTGTCACCGTCATCGGCAATGTCTACGTCTCGCAAGGTCTCGTCGACAGCAAGGAAGTGATGGAGCTTCAGACCGATGCGGCGGTCCTCTTCCTGGCTCGCCCGCCATCGGGCCAGCCTTCCGACACCGCCGCTCCCGGTCTGCAGCCCGTGCCCGCGGGGCGAAGCGGACGGACTCCCGAACAACTGTCGGCGTCGCTCGGCTTTGGCGAGGGCATTGGCGCGCAGGTCTCGGGTGTCTATCTGCAGGGAAACGTCATTCTCTCCCGCGGTGACCGCCGTATCCGAGCCACGGAACTCTATTACGACTTCGAGCACGACCGGGCGCTGATTCTTGACGCCGTCATGTGGACAACCATCCCCGACCGCGACATTCCCCTTTACGTGCGGGCGCGGCAAGTCCGGCAGCTTTCGACTACGGACTTCGTCGCCAAGAACGCGATCATCACCACCAGTGAGTTCCATACGCCGCACCTGCATCTGGGTGCCGGCGAGGTGAAACTGACTGACGCCGCTTTTCGCGACCAATCCGGCCAAATCGCGGGCATCCAGGCCGGCAAGTTCCAGATGCGGGATGCCACCCTGAACCTCGAAGGCATTCCGATCGCTTATTGGCCTTATGTCGCCGGCGATTTCCGGCGGAGCGAGACTTCCATCCATAACGTTCGGACCGCCTACAGCGACGACTTCGGGGCGACCTTCGAGTCAAAGTGGTACCTGTTCAATCTTCTCGGCATCGAGAAGCCCGACGGCGTGGACGGCATCCTGCGCCTCGACTACTACAGCAAACGCGGCCCTGGCGTCGGCATCGACCTCGACTACGAGCTGGAGAACGCCTACGGCCTGATCCGCAGCTACTACATCTACGACCGCGGTAATGATAATCTCGGACCATTCCGCGACGGCACCGTCGAAGACCCCAACCGTGACAGGGCCCTGATCCGACACCGTCAGATTCTGCCCGACGGCTGGGAGCTGACCCTCGAAGCTTCGCACATCAGCGACCGCAATTTCCTCGAGGAGTACTTCCGACCCGAGTTTGAGGAAGGCAAAGAGCAGGAAACGCTGCTCTATCTCAAGAAGCAGCAAAACAACTGGGCATTCACCGCCCTCGCGCAATGGCGGATACTCGACTTCCTCACCCAGACCGAGCACCTGCCCGACTTGGGCTTCCACTGGGTGGGTCAGCCGCTGGCCAATATCATCAACTATTACAACGAATCACATGTCGGCTTCGTCCGGTATCGTGGCGATGAAGGCCGGTTGTTCGAGTACAACCGCGAGTTTGACAACACCGAGTCCACCCGTCTCACCTTCCGAGGCGAAACGCGCAACGAGGTCGACATGCCGATCAAGCTCACGAGCATCAACCTCAACATCGTCCCGTTCGCCACGGCTCGGGCGGGGTATTGGGACGGCAGCCCGCGAAGCGGCTCGGTCGACCGCCTCTTCGGCATGGCCGGCGTGAGGGCGGGAACTCAGTTTTGGAAGCTCTTCGAGAACGCCGTTTCGGAACTCTTCGACATCAACGGCGTTCGGCACGTTATCAGGCCTGAGGTAACCGCTTGGGGCAGCGCCAGCAATCGCGACAGCTACGATCTGACGCCTTTCGACCACGGCATCGAAGACGTCGACGATTTCTACGGCACGTCAATCGCCCTGCGACAGCGATGGCAAACCAAACGCGGCGGACCGCGAACTCCGGGCGGTGAGGGCGAATGGCGAAAGGTGGATTGGATCGTCCTGGATATCGAGCTCAACCTATTCGGGAACAGCCCGCTCTACGAATTGCCGATCGGCCGGTACTACGCCGTGCGACCGGAAAACAGTGTCGCCCGCAATCACGTGCGCACCGACTTCCTGTACCGCATCAGCGACACGACCACCATCCTGTCGGATTCCAATTTCGACCTGACCGACGGCGACTTGGACCTGTTCAATCTCTCCTATGCTGTCGAGCGCTCGCCGCGTTTCTCTTACTTCGTGGGATACCGGCGAATCCACGACACCGACTCCGACCTGATCGGTGCCGGAGCCAACTACGGGATCAGCACCAAGTACCGTGTAGCGGTCCGCACCTACTACGACATCCAGCGGAACCGCACCGATATGTTCGATATCAGCCTCATCCGGAAGTGGCCGAGGTGGTACAGCGCCCTGACGTTTCAACTCGACAGGTTGGAAGACAGTTTCGGGGTGGGACTGTCCGTATGGCCAGAAGGCGCACCACAAATGGCCCTGGGATCCCGGCGATACACCAGCCTGTCGGAATCCACCGGGATCAAACCTGAAGACTGAAGCTCTCTCCCAGGCAAGAGGAAGGGGAACCCGCTTGCGCCCGGCACCCACTTTCCCTCCAAGACATGCGGCTCAACCGTGTTCCGCACAGGCCTGCGGCGCAACAATGAACCACGGTCGGCAACGACCGCTCATGCGACCTGATGTAACGGGAAATACCGCCGAACAACCGCCTGAGCACTGGATCAGGACGACTTGGCGGAGGCCTCGGTCGTCCCTGGGGCAGCCTCTTCCTTCTTCTTGGCCTTCTTACCGACCTTGATACTCCGATTGGCTACCTTCGGCAGGCCGAAAACGCTCTTGCCTTTCTCCCATCGCTCGGCTTCTCTGAGCTTTGCAAGGCGCTCGTCGCGGGTCAGGACATTACGATGGCGGCTTAGACCGCCGGCAACCTTCAATGATGGATCAAGCGACATACACTTCGGTCTCCCATTCGCCCGGTGTCAGTACGAACAAGCTAGGATACCATACGGCGGCCTTTCAGCAAAGCGGGCAAATGCGGCGGGACATTAGAAGCTTACGGCCAGACATCTGTGCGGCTTGCGCGCATGTTACCGGATCGCGGTGCGCTTGGGTTGCGGCACGCAAAAAGGCAGTCCGCCTTAGTCTTTCTGTTTCCGCAATTCAGGCTTGTCAAACGCGTAGTATCGGAACCGCTGCTCGGCCCGACAGTCCTGCCGGTAAGCCGGAGTCAGATCTTTGAGCTTGGCTTCCAGAGCCAATCGCTTGGCTTTGTCATCCGCGCTGCTCAGGTCGAAACCGTCCGCGCTCACCAGGGACAACCAGTCGTCACTCTTGTCCAAGGCCGTCTGTATGCCCTTACTGGCCAACCACTTATGAGCATGAACAGCATCTTCCAGGTGCTCCGGTCTGAACCGTACGATGTAGAGATAGTTGAGACCCTTAACGCGGACCGACGTCGGAATCGCTGCCGCCCCCGCACTGGTTGAACCGGCGTCAGGAGCCGTGACGGGGGGTCTTCCCGAGGCGCTACCGGCGTTTGACTGACCGGCAGATACGTTCTTTCCCGAACCGCTTGCTGCAGGAAGCAGTACCGGCGGGCTCACGTCGCCCTTTGTGAGTTCGGCGCGAGCCCTGGCTGGGCTGCTCGGTCCACGGGCATCAGGCACCATCGCGCCCCCCTCCCCTCCCGTCAAAGCTGCCGGCATGTCATCCACCCTCGGCTGAGCGCCTCGATTCTCCCGCCCGAATTGATAAGCGCCGATCACGGCGATAAGCAGAACACCGAACGCGACGCACAGGCTGAGCGGATTCAGTGAAAACTGAATCCTTCCCCTATCCACGCCAACCACAGGCGCCCTGCCGCCCGTAACGCCCGAGCCGCGCTCGCTTCCGCTGCCCGTAGAGCGTTCCTCAGACCTGGCCGCGGCCGTTGTCACCGGCGGCGAAGGCTGAAGCTGCGTTGATGACGCAACAGGCGATCTCGAAGCAGTCGCCGACGACTTCTCTTGGCTGCTCGGCCTGTCGAATTGGGGCACCAACTTGATGATCTTCTCCCGATCGGCCGTTTTCTCTTCCGACCGGCCGGCCGGGGCATAGCTCGGACTGCTGGTTTTGCTTCCGCGCCACCACTTGGGAAGCGGGAATCTGCTTGAACCGCCCTGCAAGTGCCGAGGTTCAATCACCTCGAACAATGCCGGCGCTCTCTTGGATTTTGCCACGTGAGTGACCCTCGATTAGGCTTGCCGCGCGTGCTTCCCTCGCACTGTTTCGCTAAACGGATACGATAGCCTTTTTTGAGCCGGATTCAAGAGACTACTTGAGCTTTCTCACAATTGTTGCCAATATCGAAGCAACAGCTCTCAAAGCGGCCGGCGTGTTGATAAATCCCGCTCAAAGCTGATAATCCGAAAACCGAAAACACGCTCTCACCAGGAGGAACGGCCGTGCACGGCAATAAATGCGCGTTGACGACAGCCTGCCTCATGACGGCATTCGCAATCTTGCCGCTTTCCGGGGGCTGCACATTGCCCGGCCGCCCAGCCGGTCCCGGGCGACTGCTTGAAAACCGCGACCCATTGTTCCAGCGATCGTATCTGCTCTATTTGCCGAGCCACTACGACCCGCAGGAGCGATGGCCGTTGGTGATCGTCTGCCACAGTGACGGCCCGTTCGAGAATGCCCGTCGGCAAATCAACGAATGGAAACGACTGGCGGAGAAAGAGGGATTCCTTCTGGCTGCTCCCGATCTCAAGCGGAGCAAGGGCCTCGGCGCCGAAAAGCCTTCGGCAGAGCAGATCACTGCGGAGGACGAAGGATTCCTCCTTTCGGCGCTCCGAAGCATTCGTGGGGCCCACACCATCGACGAAACGCGCGTCTTCCTCGCCGGCACCGGAGCGGGGGCATTCCCTGCCCTCTATGTCGGCCTTCGGCATCCCGACATCTGGCGTGCGATCTGTGTGCGACAACCCTCCTTCGACGCGAATCGGCTCGATCCATGCGCGCCATTCCTGGACCCCTACCAACCCATCCAAGTCCTGTATTGCACCGGCGACATCATCGGCAGGAAGAAGGCCGAAGCCTGTGTCACTTGGCTGCAAGACCATGATTTGAACCTGACGGCCATCGAAGAGCCGGGGGCCCATCGCCGCGATCCCGGAGCCGTGTTCCGTTTCGTCACCGAGGTCGTCCGGCAACAGCCGTGGATTCGCGTCCATGTCCGCGACGACGCAAGAAACGACATGGCGATCAGCCTGGCGGCCAGAATGTCCTTTGAGCCCAAAAGGATCAGATGGGATTTCGGCGACGGCAGCAGCTCGGCCGAGTTGACACCATCCCACGTCTACAGCCAACCGGGGCGGTATACCGTCAAATTGTCGGTCTGGTCGCCCGGCGGTGCGCAACACGTTCGTCAACTCGAGGTGCGAATCCCTCGAATTCGCCTTGGAGTCACGCAACCTGCCACATCTTGAGGAATCGTTGACATGGCAATACTCGGCCGGCGACTGGAACGTGCTCCTTTCTGGATCCGCTGGCCCGTCAAGTGGATCGTCTTTGCAGCCGTCGTGTTCGCGGTCTGCTACCCCCATCCTTCCCTGCTCCGCCGCCACCTGCGCAACCTCAAGCAGATCGACAAGCTCCCTGATCCCACCGAGCCCATGCTGCAACCCATGCTTCGCGATCTGGACGAACATCTGGCAGCCTGTGGCGTGACAACTTCGGCTCCCGCCCAGTGGCTCAGACAGGTACAGGTGTTTGTGAACCACCGAATCCCTTATGCATTTGACTGGGATTCGTGGGGCGTCGTGGACTATTTGCCCACCCTGCCGGAAATCATCCAGCAGGGCAAGGAAGACTGCGACGGCCGGGCCGTGGTCGCCGCCGCACTCATCCGAGCCAAGATCGGAGAGGCCCAACTGGTCGCCTCCTCCACCCATATGTGGGTCTCAACACCCCTTGGCGAAACCATGGGACCAATGGGCAAGCCCGCACTAGCATCCTCTGCCGAAGGCGTTCGCATCCGATGGACACAGTTCGTCAACCTCACCGATTTCGCAACCGGTGTCGCCCTCTTTCCCCTCGCCCGCGAAGCGATCATCGTCCTGACGGCGTGGCTCCTATTGCTGCCCGCACAAATCCGAAATCTCCAGGCGTTTCTGTGCCTGCTCCTGCTCGTCGAGGCCTGGATTCTCTTCCGGCTGTCGGGAGCCGACCCCTACCAGCCCAGTCACTGGGGCGCCCGTTGGGCTCTGCTCCACACCTTGGCCGCCGTTGTGGTCATCAGCCTGAATCCCCGGCATTTCCAAAAAGATACCGACCGGACGGTTTCTCCCTAGTTTCCTCCTGATTCCGTGACCCTTGCAGCCACGCCGGCCTTTCACGGTTGTATTATGTTGCGCGGAAATGACTTATAGACACCGCTCTCCGGTTTCCATTCGCTGCTGCGGCTCGACGTTTGTTCGTCAGACGTTGTTGCAGTCACAGACTGGCCAAATCTGGCAAAACTGAGATAATGAGTGATCAGGGTAATCTTGGTGTGGTCGGCAACGACAGTCTACCCTGCCACGAGGATTGCCGGATCGCGCGTCAGGCGGCGAAACAAACGCTGGCCTGCGCCGACCACACGGATAGGTGTGAAGAATCGGCTCTTTCAGGAGAGACATGCCATGCAACGAAGGAAACGGGTTGTCGGACTGCTGGTCGGACTGGCTTTGCTTGCCATTGTGGCCGCCCCGGCGGTCGCTGACAAGAAAGTGGACAGCACTCAAGCGGACGCTACCAAGACGGCAACCACCAAACCGGCCAAGCCGGCAATCATTGCGGTCTATAACCTCCGCGGTGAACTCAAGGATGGTCCCCCCACATTGGCCGTCAGCCTCGACCTGCGGACCCCGCAATCGTTGTTCAAGCTGCTCGAGCGGTTTCGCAAGATCGAGAAGGATAATGAGGTAAAGGCCGTTCTCCTCTCCATATCCGATCTTGCCTTGGGATGGGGCCAGATGCAGGAGCTGCGCCAGGCGATCCTCGGGCTGCGGGCGGCCAAGAAGGATGTGTATTGTTATCTCGAAGATGCCTCGCCCTCAGTCTACCTGCTGGCCACCGCGGCATCACGGATCAGTATCGTGCCCACGGGAGAAATAGCCCTGATGGGCATGCATGTCGAGCAGGCCTACTTCAAGGGGCTCATGGATAAGATCGGCGTTGAAGCCGACATCGAGCACATGGGTGAGTTCAAGGGCGCCGGCGAACCGTTCACCCGAACCGGACCGTCCGAACAGGCCAGGCAGATGATCGAATGGCTGGTCAAGGACCTCTTCGAACAAATGATTGAAACGGTTTCACAAGGACGGGACATTCCGTTTGACAAGGTTCGCTCGCTCATCGACCAGGGACCATTCAACGCCCGGCAGGCCCTTGAAGCCAAACTGGTCGACCACGCCATTTATGCCGATGAGCTTGTGGACGCCTTGCGCGATCGCTACGGCGACGATGCCAGATTCGTCCAGAACTATGGCGCCGACAAGAGGGCACAGCTCGATCTGTCGAGTCCTTTCGCGATCTTCAAGTTGTTGGGAGAAAGCGCGTCCAAAGGCAAACCGTCAGCCAAGCCCGCTGTCGCCGTGGTCTACCTGGACGGCATGATCGTCACCGGCCGGACGGAACAAAGCCCCTTCGGCGACGCCGGGACCGTGGGCAGCACCAGTCTGCGACACGCATTGGCCAGGGCGGCCTCAGACAAGTCCGTCAAGGCGGTCGTTCTCCGCGTCAACTCGCCCGGCGGTTCCGCAACCGCCAGCGATATCATCTGGCGCGCGGCCAGTGAACTCGGAAAGGAAAAGCCCTTGGTGGTCTCGATGGGCGACATGGCGGCGAGCGGCGGTTACTACGTCTCCGCCGGGGCGAGGGCCATTTTCGCTGACCGCGGCACCATCACCGGTTCGATCGGGGTCCTGACCGGCAAGATCGTCACCAAGGGGCTGTGGGATTGGGTCGGCATCACCTTCCACGAGACAACCATGGGCCAGAACGCCGACCTGTTCAACACCAATCGCCGCTTCGACGATCGTCAGCGAGCCATCGTGCGAGAGCATCTCGAGAACATTTACAAGGAGTTCACCGACCGCGTCATGGCCGGTCGTGGCAACAAACTGAAGAAGGATCTTTCCGAACTGGCAGGCGGCCGGGTCTTCACCGGCCGTCAGGCGGAAGCTAACGGCCTGGTCGACCGGCTCGGCGGCCTCCAGGACGCCGTCTCCTACGCCGCCAAACTGGCCGACCTCAGCGAAGATGAATATGAGCTGCGCGTGCTGCCCGAACCCAAGAACTTCATGGATCTGTTCATCCGCAGCCTTACCGGCCAGGAGGAAGACGACGAAGGCGTGGATGTGGCCGTCACGATCGATGAACCATGGACTCTGAAACTCCCATTCGCTCGTGAATTGCTGCCGGCACTCAAGGCCCTCGACCCTGATCGAGCAAAGCTCGTTCTCCGATCGCTCCTGCGCATCGAGCTGCTCGGCCGCGAACACGTTCTGCTGGCCCTGCCGTGCGAGATCTCGATCCGGTAAACTGAGCGAGAATGGGCGGCACTCGGTCCATTGACTGGCGCGAGCAGATCGAGCTGATCATCGACGGCCGGCA harbors:
- the sppA gene encoding signal peptide peptidase SppA encodes the protein MQRRKRVVGLLVGLALLAIVAAPAVADKKVDSTQADATKTATTKPAKPAIIAVYNLRGELKDGPPTLAVSLDLRTPQSLFKLLERFRKIEKDNEVKAVLLSISDLALGWGQMQELRQAILGLRAAKKDVYCYLEDASPSVYLLATAASRISIVPTGEIALMGMHVEQAYFKGLMDKIGVEADIEHMGEFKGAGEPFTRTGPSEQARQMIEWLVKDLFEQMIETVSQGRDIPFDKVRSLIDQGPFNARQALEAKLVDHAIYADELVDALRDRYGDDARFVQNYGADKRAQLDLSSPFAIFKLLGESASKGKPSAKPAVAVVYLDGMIVTGRTEQSPFGDAGTVGSTSLRHALARAASDKSVKAVVLRVNSPGGSATASDIIWRAASELGKEKPLVVSMGDMAASGGYYVSAGARAIFADRGTITGSIGVLTGKIVTKGLWDWVGITFHETTMGQNADLFNTNRRFDDRQRAIVREHLENIYKEFTDRVMAGRGNKLKKDLSELAGGRVFTGRQAEANGLVDRLGGLQDAVSYAAKLADLSEDEYELRVLPEPKNFMDLFIRSLTGQEEDDEGVDVAVTIDEPWTLKLPFARELLPALKALDPDRAKLVLRSLLRIELLGREHVLLALPCEISIR
- a CDS encoding small basic protein, with protein sequence MSLDPSLKVAGGLSRHRNVLTRDERLAKLREAERWEKGKSVFGLPKVANRSIKVGKKAKKKEEAAPGTTEASAKSS
- a CDS encoding Do family serine endopeptidase, whose protein sequence is MAESNNKWLHFLLVMVVLVLVGMYFHEQIIGSVAYAVEKGVREADKEHLAKVEAISQAFRLVAKQVKPTVVHITTTAKPPERRGRRPQIDPKQIPEPFREFFEEFQDPRLLPQRPREGTGSGVIIDAEAGYIITNNHVVSDVEDGQGRIDVRLPDGRKVKADVVGRDDKTDLALLRINADKLHAITIGDSDAMEVGDWVLAIGSPFGLDQTVTQGIISAKGRSHLLEIPYEDLIQTDAAINPGNSGGPLVNMRGEMIGINTAIATNSLTRGYMGVGFAIPSKTIKEILPSLKEGKEIVRGYLGVRIVSLDAYGPGFGKTFGLDHDDGVLVEDVFEDTPAAKAGLKMDDVILSYDGKPTKEATQLTMMVTKTSPGTKVDLKVWRDGKEIAIPVTIEKQPRDFFTWGGRRTEEGDTEKEDRKSGPAEIAAIGITVEALNEELAKQYGWDEEYDKVKNLLVITEVDPIGEAHAQGMRPGSLIISVQGKEVRTVAALKQALSQEALARGVRLRVRTIAGYRTFFLQVEK
- a CDS encoding PKD domain-containing protein — its product is MTAFAILPLSGGCTLPGRPAGPGRLLENRDPLFQRSYLLYLPSHYDPQERWPLVIVCHSDGPFENARRQINEWKRLAEKEGFLLAAPDLKRSKGLGAEKPSAEQITAEDEGFLLSALRSIRGAHTIDETRVFLAGTGAGAFPALYVGLRHPDIWRAICVRQPSFDANRLDPCAPFLDPYQPIQVLYCTGDIIGRKKAEACVTWLQDHDLNLTAIEEPGAHRRDPGAVFRFVTEVVRQQPWIRVHVRDDARNDMAISLAARMSFEPKRIRWDFGDGSSSAELTPSHVYSQPGRYTVKLSVWSPGGAQHVRQLEVRIPRIRLGVTQPATS